A segment of the Stigmatopora nigra isolate UIUO_SnigA chromosome 15, RoL_Snig_1.1, whole genome shotgun sequence genome:
GGGCGAACGGCGCCACGATGCCGTAAGCGTCCTTGCACTTCCTGGCGCGGAAAGACTTGCGGCGCAGCAGCTCGCACGACTGCAGCGACACTTTGCAATGGCGGTCGGGGCTCATCTCGTCCGGCAACTTGGCGGCGGCGAATAGCGTGTGGAACATGCGGTCTACGTTAGTGTTCTTTTTGGCCGAGATCTCAAAGTAGGCGCAGGGACGGCCGTCCTCGCCGCCCAGGAGCTGCTGGATCTCCTCCTCTTGGACTTGGCGGTTGAACTCGCGGTCGCATTTGTTGCCGCAGACCACCAGCGGGACATCGGCACTCTCTTTGGTCTTGTTCCTTAGGCACGACTTGGTTTCGTAGATTTGACGTTTGAGGCGCTGGACTTCTTGGAAGGACTCTCGGTTGTCCAGGCTGAAGACTAAAATGAAGACGTCTCCTATAAAGGGCAGAAAAAAGGGAAAGGAAGGTTAGGGTCGGTTGAAAAGTGGCGAGTCAACTATGATTGACTTTTAtgagggagtaaaaaaaaagtgatttgaattttttgtacattttttttaatatctgaccaAACTATTACTATTAACTTTAACTGGAAATTTTGCTGACAGATGTTGATGCAAATTGCACTGTGTACctttttaatatgtttttgtgGTAAATTTCAAATCAGTAGTTTGAAATTATGCATTGGAACTATTTTTAAAGAGATATAACTTgataattttgcatttttttggtcttgcATGGAAGTTCTCATTTCCATcattcaaatattaatattattgtaaATTAACTGCATTGCAGTTGCAAAAAAGTAAATCCATGCACCAAAAAACTgcttattttacattttccctTATTAGAAATTCTCCCCTGGCATCAGTATAACATTCCAATTACATATTATTTTaccctcatttaaaaaaaaaaacaatatcaaactactattcatattttgttgGAAAACAAACCCCTATCAATCATGAACTTAATTCTCAATAAACCCAATATAACCAATCACTGTGTCCAAATCTCTTGCATGAATCTAAACTGAATATGATCACAAGTTGAATgcattaagaagaaaaaatgtaaacaaagccCCTAAGTGCAACAAGTCCTCACCTGTCAGAATGGAGAGCCTTCTCATGGCCGGGAAAGGATGATTCCCAGacgtgtccaaaatgtccagCTGATAAACACTGCCTCGGATGCTGTAGAACTTTCTATGAAAGTCCTCGATGGTCGGCGTGTACTGCTCGTCCACTCGGGCGTTCAAAAAGCGGGACACGATGGCCGTCTTGCCCACTTTGGTGGAGCCTAGGACCACCATCCTGCGGCAGTTTTTGGCCGGGATGTTCAACTCATTCTCGGATGCGTTCATCTTCTTGATCATGGTGGTGGATTCCGGATTAGGAATGGTTGGGAAATCCACTTTGAGGCGCAAACCTGAAGCTCTCTGGCTTAGGTGCGTGTGATGATTTTATGGGGGGACATGGCCGCACCTCCTGTGTGCGTCAGGCAGGCCACGCCCCCTCCGAAGCCCCCTCACCCTCCTCCAAGGCAGCTGGAACAGACAGACCCTGCGATAATTGTTACTGTGCAGGATTTTGCGCGTGCGTGACATCAGAACATAAAGgctagaaaaaatacattaaaattcaaaatgtaggatatattaaatataaaaatgaaatcaaaatcttattatacttgtataatgactaaaaagcattcaattcaatgcaattcaaatgtatccaaaataataatgtcattttcCTGCAGATGAcaattagatatatatattttttttaggtaagaATACACAGCTGGAGTATATAGCTAGGCCAGAAGGGGGCGTACAGCTTGAGAAATACAAGAACTAAGATAAGAGAATCAAAATaaactgttgttgttttcttgttgttcactttttaattgaatataatCCGTTTATTGCCTTTATAAAAGTACAATTAAATTTTAGGCTTATATagtattaaattgaatgcttttattgtcattatacaagtataatgagatttaaagtgctGTCAATGTGAATGAATATGTGATTGGATGGCCATTAATTAAGGGTTTGTGAGgtcaggataggctccagcacccctcgtgacccttgtgaggataaacagttcagaaaatgaatgaataaatgaatagtcCCATTGAATAGCTAATGTTCTAATGCATTCCCATTATgcttaatggaaaaaaaggaacatgtCGTCTTTGCCAGGTGTCTTGTCAATATGTAATTAAAGCTGGTGAAACATCCCATCTAAATTTAGAGCCATGAGTGCAAATGCCATTGACTTTCCTCCCGcctctcatcttttttttccccctctggcCACTCAGCAACTTTTCATCCCTCATTTTAGTGGCAGTGGATGAGTCAGGTAGGGCTCAAGTCATGTGTTGCACATCTTGCTATTTTTGTCACAATAGCCTACAACATCTTCACATAactgtgcgtgtgtatgtgtgtgtgtgtgtgtgtgttatgtgaCTTCTgactccattttattttggctCATGTTATATCacataatttgttttaaatctagAATGTATTAGCATGCAGTTCATGCAACTATTAATGCAACTTCTAGTGACCATTGGTTGGtcaattattatttctttttaatctgAACACTGTTACcgtaaaaatgcatttatgcaAGTTGTGCGCGGTGGTATTTACCTTGAATTGAAGCAAAAGGTCCTCAGCACCCTGACCTTTTTTGGCCCTCTTTAGGCTACGAGGAATGAAATCAGATAGGAATACTTAAGCCCGGCTGTTCTTGCCTCGTTGCCGCCGGTTTGTGTAACCGCGGCGGAGGCGGTCCGCCGCCGTCCAGCCGCTTTACTGACTCTGCTGCAAGCGCACGCCTTGCCACTTTGGCCTTGTCAATCAAAATCAATGTTTGGATTTAAAGTACTCTTGACTATTAGGTGCAACTTCAATGACTGGAATATCTTGAAGTGGATTTCTTATATAAGATGCATTGGATTATAaagtgtagtagtagtggtggtggttgtagtggtagtagaagtagttgttgtagcaggtctagtagtagtagtaattgttgtAGTAggtttaatagtagtagtaattgttgtAGTAGgtctagtagtaatagtaattgttgtagtagttctagtagtagtagtaattgttggagtaggtgtagtagtagcagtagaagtagtagtagtagtaatagtaattgttgtagtaggtatagtagtagtagtagttatagtaatTGATGTAGCcggtatagtagtagtagtagtggtagtgatagcagtagtagctgtagtagtagtagtcgtggtggtagtagtagttgtagtagtattcgtagtggtagtagtagtggtcatagtggtagtagtagttaggGTTAGGAGTTGTGTTCTACATCAACTAGATGAGGCTGTAGCTAACAAAAAATGTGTGCCATCTCTGTTGCAGTTTTAGAGACAAAACGGGAATGCGTAGTCAAAAAGCAGCAGATGTAAAAACAGATTTTCTTCCGCGCCGGTGACACACGCGTGGCGACGCGTCGGGATTTAGTGCCCAGTCTCGTCCGTACTTGCCAACAACATATGCAAGTCAATCTGTGTCAAAATGAGGGCGTTTGCCTGCGTACTTCAACGCCCTGGGATTATGTACTATCTATTAACATGTAGCAATAGTTGCAAGCTGTCTTCTTATGTAAGCCATGACAGAAAATCACAGATACATTGATGCAGTACAATTTCTCTGGTTAGCGCGTTAGCCTTGCagttctgggataggctccggcacccccggaaTGAATGTGGGTTTGAATGTGTACATTAATGGAGTGGAGTAACCATAACCTCATgccatctcattttttgaactgctttatcctcattagggtctcgggggtgctggagccaatcccagctgttaattcagggtgttcaattagcttagcatgcttgcttttggaatgtgggaggagactggagtacccagagaaaacccacaaaggagaacatgcaaactccacacaggtggaccgacctggatttgaacccagaaccccagaagtGTGAGACCCACGgcgaaccactcatccaccgagTCACCATGTATGCTATatcatttaatgatttaactaccattgacagcgataaacatcaatcgtcgtcaatggcaacgaaATAAGACGCAGATTGGAAGTTAATGGTAGTTGGAAAAATAACTAGAATAATAATTGATGATTGTTTTGCCGGCTGATGTAATATCGCCACCGCCACATGCGCCAATGCAATAACGGCGAGCGCGTTGGAAGACGGCCAGCGGTCCGTTCCAGGCGGCTGTAACCAGAAACCACACAACAACAATTGACAGCCAGCTTCCACGCTTACTCATTCACGAAGATCATATCAGCGTGTTGACGAAGGCCCTTTGCCAGAGGCTATCTGATGCTAACTGATGCTCGGTGTCGGCTGAGGCCAAGCTCCGCCTTCGCCGATATGCTCCAGTCTGGCCGGAGTCCAGCTTTCGGGGCCCCGCCGTCGCACGCATGTTTTGATGTTCCCGTCGCTGACACGCAAGCCGATCTGGGTTGCTGACGCGTTCGCTCCAGGTTGAAGTGGCGTGATGGGAATGGCAATGGCAGCGTTTGATGCGTGGAAGGTGGGCGACGCCGGCGTTTTTGCCGTTTGCTACGTGGCCTCTCTTAGCGAGGGGTCAGGCTACGCGTTTGTCTGACATGATTGTTTGGATGTTGCCCGCATTAAAGCCAGCGCTtagcccagacatgggcaaactacggcccgcgggccacatacggcccattaggctttttaatccggcccgccgacgttgtccaatttttattattatttactttgtactgtataccttttactttaatgatgagtgatgagtatgtcaatacttgagtcctttttttctatttatgtttcatatctactgttaacggatgcacttttttatgtgtatcgtatcttgtgctgacccggcctgtctgtcaatttttttaagtcaatgtggcgccccccgggcccaaaagtttgcccagccCTGGCCAAGCTCATGGAGGAAGTGATTAGTAGCAGAATTAGCTAGAATTCAAAAGTTTGCGtgtcatattttcaatttaattcaggTACTTGTATTGAAGGTAAGTAAGGGTATCTAAGCCCCGCCCTTTGATTAGGTGGGGTTTCTCTTAATTGTAAACCCTCTTGCTTTAACCCCATGGTCCGATGGGTGTTAGCAGGGACATGTCaggaaaaataaggtaaaatctCATTAATTGAAGAGGGGGGTGAGGGGGGTTAATGACAATTATTGCCCCTGGGCCTTGTACAATATTGTTCCGCCACTGCATTGAGGTATCTCATTTTAATGGAGCAGGCAAACATAAAAGTGGGcttaaaaagccaaaaaatgaGTGTCTGGTTGGCTTAAAAATTGTAAACAAAGTACATGTGATGTTCCAGGCCCCCCACCGCCCCCCACATCATTATTAATTACGCAAGTCTGGCAGCAGCGTGCTGAGattaaaaagaaagcaaaggcACAAA
Coding sequences within it:
- the LOC144208731 gene encoding dexamethasone-induced Ras-related protein 1-like — translated: MIKKMNASENELNIPAKNCRRMVVLGSTKVGKTAIVSRFLNARVDEQYTPTIEDFHRKFYSIRGSVYQLDILDTSGNHPFPAMRRLSILTGDVFILVFSLDNRESFQEVQRLKRQIYETKSCLRNKTKESADVPLVVCGNKCDREFNRQVQEEEIQQLLGGEDGRPCAYFEISAKKNTNVDRMFHTLFAAAKLPDEMSPDRHCKVSLQSCELLRRKSFRARKCKDAYGIVAPFARRPSVHSDLMYIKEKAVAGAQAKEKGCVIC